One window of Gemmatimonadaceae bacterium genomic DNA carries:
- a CDS encoding HepT-like ribonuclease domain-containing protein has product MPSEVPRERLQDIVTNIDRVRAHLKGLKPGAELDDKTRDAVERCLERISEAAKKLGPMIEERQPQVSWRGIRGLGNVLRHEYDAVDDSTIERIVEDELGPLRQACVSELAVRGDDEGAA; this is encoded by the coding sequence ATGCCTTCTGAGGTGCCGCGCGAACGGCTGCAGGACATCGTCACCAACATCGATCGGGTGCGCGCCCACCTGAAGGGCCTGAAGCCCGGCGCCGAGCTCGACGACAAGACGCGCGACGCGGTGGAGCGGTGCCTCGAACGGATCAGCGAAGCCGCCAAGAAGCTCGGCCCGATGATCGAGGAGCGGCAGCCCCAAGTCTCGTGGCGCGGCATTCGCGGTTTGGGCAACGTGCTCCGCCACGAGTACGATGCCGTGGACGATTCGACGATAGAGAGAATCGTCGAGGATGAACTGGGGCCGCTGCGGCAGGCGTGCGTGAGCGAGCTGGCGGTGCGCGGGGACGACGAGGGCGCGGCTTGA
- a CDS encoding type IV secretion system DNA-binding domain-containing protein, translating to MHPHDLQRLFDDWESQTRGVRPSPGRVAVEPAFTPLFANKRARKPVLDDGRRPGLFERVKEAARGPAPVAEDPEEPETARYDGPSDLVEFELLLPRDFVVKAGAARSWLASLHSVAEPLSMEIIGSPERVTFVISCSAADRISVVGATRAHFPEAKLRQGTDVLRTAWTRDKGHAIVVGMGLQERVFRQLRSDDRLDADPLIGIVGVLDQLTAGELGVVQVILAPASPKWKKEFEDFAASIDDVDKVMSLIRTKFSEPTYAAVLRIAAIAADEDGAVDVGQRLAYAVAGATRSESNELAPADSGDHGFDVEMEDLLDRATHRSGMLLSLSEVLTLVHPPSASVRSERLLRQGSRTKAAPASALGKALLIGTNEHDGETRKVSLSAEERLRHTYVIGASGTGKSTLLLSMIAQDIAAGNGFAVLDPHGDLIDDVLARIPAERAGDVIVFDPADEAFPVGFNILSAHSELERTLLSSDLAAVFKRLSTTFGDQMSTVLGNAILAFLESSEGGTLIDLRRFLIDKSFRARFLETVQDDQVVSYWQEEFALLKGLPHAPLLTRLNTFLRPKLIRHMVAQKESLDMRAIMDGRKILLAKLSQGGIGEENSHLLGSLVVAKIAQAAMSRQDEAAAGRVPFFLYIDEFHHFITPSIAAILSGARKYGLGLTLAHQEMRQLKSRSEEVAGAVLGNAYTRLVFRVGDQDARTLADGFSFFEAKDLQNLGLGEAIARIERPDFDFNLRTTPLPPVPEQTARERSAAVIEASRARYAKPKAEVEAILRASIAEEQGDDEGKPPAPKRRRASKAEAPAQSQPAPAPAAERLPGRGGPQHKYLQQLVRKLAEDRGYTVTVERPVLDGHGHIDVHLQRGDLSIGCEISVSTGAEHETQNLSKCLSAGFGYAVLISPEEETLVEARALFGHYDKRVRFVSPDGFIAFLEEFEAHAARDEAKKPKRPQAQPQGPDDAPAGKRMLIAEDAAEYLGLATQTLAKLRWSGDSPPFFKVGRRVLYERDELDAWLAQRKRKSTSDTGVQG from the coding sequence ATGCATCCGCACGACCTCCAGCGCCTCTTTGACGACTGGGAGTCCCAGACCCGGGGCGTGCGTCCGTCACCGGGTCGCGTGGCCGTGGAGCCGGCGTTCACTCCGCTCTTCGCGAACAAGCGCGCGCGGAAGCCGGTGCTTGATGACGGGCGCCGGCCCGGCTTGTTCGAGCGCGTGAAGGAAGCAGCGCGCGGGCCGGCGCCAGTAGCGGAAGATCCGGAGGAACCGGAGACCGCGCGATACGATGGTCCGAGCGACCTCGTTGAGTTCGAACTGCTCCTGCCGCGTGATTTCGTCGTCAAGGCGGGTGCGGCGAGAAGCTGGCTTGCGTCGCTCCACAGCGTTGCCGAACCGCTCAGTATGGAGATCATCGGGTCACCCGAGCGGGTGACCTTCGTCATCTCATGCAGCGCAGCGGACCGAATCTCGGTCGTAGGGGCGACGCGTGCCCATTTCCCCGAAGCCAAACTCCGGCAAGGAACGGACGTTCTGCGCACGGCGTGGACGCGCGACAAAGGCCACGCCATCGTCGTCGGAATGGGCCTGCAGGAGCGTGTCTTCCGGCAGCTCCGCTCGGATGACCGGCTCGACGCTGACCCATTGATCGGCATCGTCGGAGTGCTCGATCAGTTGACCGCTGGGGAACTCGGCGTCGTCCAGGTGATTCTGGCTCCGGCCAGCCCGAAGTGGAAGAAGGAGTTCGAGGACTTCGCGGCGAGCATCGACGACGTCGACAAGGTGATGTCCCTCATTCGCACCAAGTTCTCCGAACCAACCTATGCAGCAGTGCTCCGGATCGCGGCCATTGCGGCCGATGAAGACGGAGCCGTGGACGTCGGGCAGCGGTTGGCGTACGCCGTCGCTGGGGCCACACGCTCCGAGTCGAACGAACTCGCCCCCGCGGACTCAGGCGATCACGGCTTCGACGTCGAGATGGAAGACTTGCTGGATCGCGCCACGCACCGGAGCGGCATGTTACTATCGCTCTCAGAAGTGCTGACGCTGGTACATCCGCCGTCGGCCTCGGTGCGCTCAGAGCGGCTGCTGCGGCAGGGCTCTCGCACAAAGGCAGCGCCCGCTTCTGCGCTCGGGAAGGCGTTGCTCATTGGCACCAACGAACACGACGGCGAGACGCGCAAGGTCTCGTTGTCCGCCGAAGAACGGCTACGTCACACGTATGTCATCGGCGCCAGCGGCACCGGCAAGAGCACGCTGCTCTTGTCGATGATCGCGCAGGACATCGCCGCCGGTAACGGCTTCGCGGTGCTCGACCCGCACGGCGACCTGATCGACGACGTGCTCGCTCGCATTCCTGCCGAGCGTGCCGGCGACGTCATTGTGTTCGATCCGGCCGATGAAGCCTTTCCAGTGGGCTTCAACATCCTGTCCGCCCACTCGGAACTCGAACGCACGCTGCTCTCCTCAGATCTCGCGGCGGTCTTCAAGCGCCTTTCCACGACGTTTGGCGACCAGATGTCGACTGTGCTCGGGAACGCCATCCTCGCGTTCCTCGAAAGCTCCGAGGGCGGGACGCTCATCGATCTGCGGCGGTTCCTTATCGACAAGAGCTTCCGCGCCCGCTTCCTCGAGACAGTGCAGGACGATCAGGTGGTGTCGTACTGGCAGGAAGAGTTCGCGCTATTGAAGGGACTGCCTCATGCACCGCTCCTGACCCGTCTCAACACCTTCCTGCGCCCGAAGCTCATTCGGCACATGGTCGCCCAGAAGGAAAGCCTCGACATGCGGGCCATCATGGACGGTCGGAAGATCCTCCTGGCCAAGCTGTCGCAGGGCGGTATCGGAGAGGAGAACTCACATCTGCTCGGCTCGCTCGTCGTCGCGAAGATTGCGCAAGCCGCGATGAGCAGGCAGGACGAGGCCGCCGCGGGGCGCGTGCCGTTCTTTTTGTACATTGACGAGTTCCATCATTTCATCACACCGTCCATCGCCGCCATCCTCTCCGGTGCCCGCAAGTACGGACTCGGCCTCACGCTCGCGCATCAGGAGATGCGCCAGCTCAAGAGTCGGAGCGAGGAAGTTGCCGGCGCCGTGCTCGGCAACGCGTACACCCGTCTCGTGTTTCGTGTCGGCGACCAGGACGCACGGACGCTCGCGGACGGATTCTCATTCTTCGAGGCGAAGGATCTCCAGAACCTTGGCCTCGGTGAAGCGATAGCGCGCATCGAGCGCCCGGACTTCGACTTCAACCTCCGGACGACTCCGTTGCCGCCCGTGCCCGAGCAGACGGCACGTGAGCGCAGCGCCGCAGTGATCGAAGCCTCACGCGCTCGCTACGCGAAGCCCAAAGCCGAGGTCGAGGCGATTCTGCGAGCGAGCATCGCAGAGGAGCAGGGGGACGACGAGGGGAAGCCGCCTGCGCCGAAACGACGGCGAGCCTCGAAGGCGGAGGCTCCGGCTCAGTCCCAGCCGGCGCCGGCGCCGGCCGCAGAACGACTTCCGGGCCGAGGAGGTCCGCAACACAAGTACCTGCAGCAGCTTGTTCGAAAGCTCGCCGAGGACCGCGGGTACACCGTGACGGTGGAGCGGCCCGTGCTCGATGGACACGGCCACATTGACGTTCACCTTCAGAGGGGCGACCTGTCGATCGGGTGTGAGATCTCGGTGAGCACCGGCGCCGAGCACGAGACGCAGAATCTCTCCAAGTGCTTGTCGGCCGGGTTCGGCTATGCGGTTCTCATCAGTCCCGAGGAGGAGACTCTCGTCGAGGCGCGAGCGCTCTTCGGACACTACGACAAGCGGGTTCGGTTTGTCTCGCCGGACGGGTTCATCGCCTTTCTGGAGGAGTTCGAGGCACACGCTGCGCGAGACGAAGCCAAGAAGCCGAAAAGGCCACAGGCGCAACCTCAGGGGCCGGACGATGCCCCGGCGGGCAAGCGCATGCTGATCGCGGAGGATGCGGCCGAGTACCTCGGCCTTGCGACTCAGACGCTCGCCAAGTTGCGGTGGAGTGGGGATTCTCCGCCGTTCTTCAAGGTGGGGCGGAGGGTGCTGTATGAGCGGGATGAGCTGGATGCGTGGTTGGCGCAGAGGAAGAGGAAGTCGACTTCCGATACAGGAGTTCAAGGCTAG
- a CDS encoding DUF87 domain-containing protein yields MNERPDGNTVTLLARTNTTRNERVFGIRQVDRRSHIAILGKTGTGKSALLQSIVLQDIAAGKGSALFDPHGDLVRAVAARIPLNQRAAIVFLDATNPTLQLRFNPLANVPESQRALAAAGLVEVFKKIWSDDWGPRLEHLLRNVVFTLLERPDSTLADIPRLIADRTFRSQVVESIDDPIVRDFWTNEFEKYSPGFRSVVVAPLQNKIGALLTDPTLRRILVEPGEPLDLRRIMDEGKILLVNVDKGLIGEGPAATLGSFLLSHIALAAISRSNVLESERRDFSIVLDEFQTFTTLSVATMLAELRKFRVGMVLANQHLSQVDPAIRDAVFGNAGTLIAFRVGAADGAFLAREFAPTFAAEDFISLPLYHIYIRLLIDGEPSRPFSATTLPPLSLSD; encoded by the coding sequence ATGAACGAACGCCCTGATGGCAATACCGTCACACTGTTGGCGCGCACGAACACCACCCGCAATGAGCGGGTCTTCGGCATTCGTCAGGTCGACCGCCGCAGTCACATCGCGATCCTCGGAAAGACCGGCACCGGCAAGTCCGCGCTCTTGCAGTCGATTGTCCTTCAGGACATCGCGGCTGGGAAGGGAAGTGCACTGTTCGATCCGCACGGCGATCTCGTGCGAGCTGTCGCAGCTCGCATACCGCTGAACCAGCGTGCCGCGATCGTCTTCCTCGACGCGACAAATCCGACACTTCAACTCCGATTCAACCCGTTAGCAAACGTCCCCGAGAGCCAGCGCGCATTGGCGGCAGCCGGCTTGGTCGAGGTGTTCAAGAAGATCTGGTCGGACGACTGGGGACCTCGTCTGGAGCACCTGCTTCGCAACGTCGTCTTCACTCTCCTCGAACGGCCCGATTCAACGCTCGCCGACATTCCGCGACTCATCGCCGACCGCACCTTTCGTTCGCAAGTGGTCGAGTCCATTGACGATCCAATCGTTCGGGATTTCTGGACCAACGAGTTTGAGAAGTACTCGCCGGGCTTCCGGTCCGTCGTCGTGGCACCGCTGCAGAACAAGATCGGCGCCCTCCTCACCGACCCGACGCTCCGGCGCATCCTCGTCGAACCCGGCGAGCCACTCGATCTCCGCCGCATCATGGACGAGGGGAAGATCCTCCTCGTGAACGTCGACAAGGGACTCATCGGCGAAGGGCCGGCGGCAACGCTCGGTTCGTTCCTCCTCTCGCACATTGCACTCGCGGCGATCTCACGAAGCAACGTTCTTGAGAGCGAACGCCGGGACTTTTCCATCGTTCTCGACGAGTTCCAGACCTTCACCACGCTCTCCGTTGCCACCATGCTCGCCGAACTTCGAAAGTTCCGGGTCGGGATGGTTCTCGCCAATCAGCACCTCTCGCAAGTCGACCCTGCCATTCGCGACGCCGTCTTTGGAAACGCCGGTACCCTCATTGCGTTTCGCGTCGGCGCTGCCGACGGGGCCTTCCTGGCGCGCGAGTTCGCGCCCACTTTCGCCGCGGAGGATTTCATCTCCTTGCCCCTCTATCACATCTACATCCGGCTTCTCATCGACGGCGAACCCTCACGCCCCTTTTCGGCCACCACGCTTCCGCCCCTATCGCTGAGCGACTGA
- a CDS encoding helix-turn-helix domain-containing protein, translating to MYAPCKKEPGSDSRPTADVVTVVDSTLQDRLTLALGEVARPVHLASVSAALSVVRERPVRAVLLGQDSMTTRSAPEVGKLAVTCGGTLIAVVGGWTPSLSDTLLAFGRYGVRDAVDVSSRDGLSRLRDLITRAEWELANRVARALEPSLQEASEEMQFFVNYLVRAAPFVGSATVLAAGLRVRQSSLNSRFFRAGLPSPKKYLAYIRLLFAAALLEQPIVSAAQAARRLNYSSPQSFMRHVRDQLGVSVSEFRQHYTFDALAHHVSFHTLSKHGATIRWFRPLGTVVPEGEDRAGDG from the coding sequence ATGTACGCACCCTGCAAGAAGGAGCCCGGCTCTGACAGTCGACCCACGGCCGACGTCGTCACCGTCGTGGACTCCACCCTACAGGACCGGCTGACGCTGGCCCTTGGCGAGGTCGCCCGGCCGGTGCATCTGGCCTCGGTGTCGGCAGCCCTGTCAGTCGTTCGTGAACGGCCCGTCCGGGCCGTCCTCCTGGGCCAGGACTCCATGACCACCCGTTCCGCGCCCGAGGTCGGCAAGCTCGCCGTGACCTGCGGCGGCACTCTCATCGCGGTGGTGGGCGGCTGGACCCCGAGCCTCTCGGACACCCTGCTCGCGTTCGGCCGCTACGGCGTCCGCGACGCGGTCGACGTGTCCAGTCGGGACGGCCTGTCCCGGTTGAGGGACCTCATCACCCGCGCCGAATGGGAGCTGGCCAACCGCGTAGCGCGGGCGCTGGAGCCCAGCCTGCAGGAGGCGTCCGAAGAGATGCAGTTCTTCGTGAACTACCTCGTCCGGGCAGCGCCGTTCGTCGGATCGGCCACCGTCCTCGCCGCTGGGCTCCGGGTGCGGCAGAGCTCGCTCAACTCCCGGTTCTTTCGGGCAGGGCTTCCGTCGCCCAAGAAGTACCTGGCCTACATCCGGCTGTTGTTCGCCGCCGCGCTCCTTGAGCAGCCGATCGTCTCGGCGGCTCAGGCTGCGCGCCGCCTGAACTACTCGTCACCCCAGAGCTTCATGCGTCACGTACGAGATCAACTCGGCGTGTCGGTGAGCGAATTCCGGCAGCACTACACCTTCGATGCGCTGGCACATCACGTTTCATTTCATACGCTTTCAAAACACGGAGCGACGATCAGATGGTTCAGACCGCTCGGTACGGTCGTCCCCGAGGGGGAGGATCGCGCCGGAGACGGATAA
- a CDS encoding nucleotidyltransferase domain-containing protein translates to MSLLTNILAKLRAHEVELRERGVLHVAVFGSVVRSEHRADSDVDLFVDLTPGVADDFFAYAGIAADLEQIVGQDVDVARRDRLRPHVRPSAEAQAVYAF, encoded by the coding sequence ATGTCGCTCCTCACGAACATCCTCGCGAAGCTCCGCGCCCACGAAGTAGAACTTCGTGAGCGCGGCGTTCTGCACGTCGCGGTGTTCGGCTCGGTCGTGCGTTCGGAGCACCGAGCGGACAGTGATGTGGACCTGTTCGTCGACCTCACCCCCGGTGTGGCCGACGACTTCTTCGCTTACGCCGGAATAGCGGCTGACCTCGAACAGATCGTGGGGCAGGACGTGGACGTCGCCCGGCGCGACCGCCTCCGTCCTCATGTGCGTCCCAGCGCCGAGGCGCAGGCGGTGTATGCCTTCTGA
- a CDS encoding helix-turn-helix transcriptional regulator has protein sequence MTSRRPSRLPIGPCLRALRVEAGLSQEALADLAGVHRTFVGLVEQNRRHPRVDSVDRVLRALGVDWTEFGRRLDAARRGPGG, from the coding sequence ATGACCAGTCGGCGTCCGAGTCGCCTACCCATCGGCCCCTGCCTCCGAGCGCTCCGCGTGGAAGCGGGCCTTTCGCAAGAGGCGCTGGCGGATCTCGCCGGGGTCCATCGGACTTTCGTGGGTCTCGTCGAACAGAACCGGCGTCATCCTCGTGTGGACTCCGTCGATCGGGTGCTCAGAGCACTCGGGGTCGATTGGACGGAGTTCGGTCGACGACTTGACGCCGCTCGAAGAGGACCCGGCGGCTGA